The genome window GCCGATAGGGTTATCAGCCTTAACTGAATAGGTTCTAATATCCTTTTTCGGCGTGGTAATCGAATAATCCTGATGGTAGGTACCGGTTATACCAACCGTATACCAGTCCCGGGTCGTCCTTTCTTTAATTAGATGGTACTCACCCTTCCCTGTGTCTATGGTTTTTTTATTGGTAGCATAGTAGGGATTACCCGAAGCAGTAAATGGTCTGCCGTTTGACAAATAAATACCGTTGGCTAGAGGGGTCGGCACCCCGGGATTGCTGCTAGTAGGCTTGCCCTTTGGTGTTTCTCCCGATTTATAGGTATAGCCGAAAACATCCTTTGATTCAAAATGGTAGTTCTGAGTAACAGAATAGTCCTGTCCTGTCGTCCAGTTATAGTACAGACCGCTTTTGGGATTATAGTTCAAAGTAGAGCGATCATTTTCTGTGCTGATAATGTTTGGTTCTACAGCTTCTCCGTTCCGCTCAACTTTAACCTCTCCCCGGGTACTTGTATAGCGGGTATGAATTGCCGTTCCGGCGCTATCTTGAATGTCGGTAATATCGATAATGCCTGCTGTGCCTTCACCGGTATTAAGATTGTTAAGCATGATATCCTTACCGGAATTATTGGTGATTGTAATTTTTCCATAGCCATCGAGAGCCTGGACTTTGCCGGTATTCGCGCCGTCCCAGGCGGTGTTTATAATCTGCCCGTACAGTTGGACATAGCCGCCATGCACTTCGACGCCGCTGATTTCAAATCTGTCATTACCGGCATCATAACTGACATAGCCGGCTTCGGCAATATTACCGGGATAACCGGAAACCGGATCAGGCGCTAGCTTGTAAAAACCCGTACCGCCATTATTACGATAATCCTCCCGCGCTTCAGTTAAGGTCTTTGCTTGATCATTGACCAAAACTTTCACATCACTATCAAGCTGCAAGTCCCAATCAGCGATGCCGCTTTTGATGAGACCGTTGATATTAAGGTAGCGGGCACTGATGAAGATATTGCCATTGGCTGTGATACCGCCCGGGCGCAGACCATTATGTTTATCTTTGTCGTTATAGAGCTTTTCCGGATCGCCCCCAATATGGTTAAAGCCATCAACATAGCTCTGGACAAAGTCACCATTATTGGCTTTAATATCGACGGTACCCGCGTTGATGGAGCCATTGGCATAGATACTGCCGTAAGCGCTATGTATTGTGACCGGACCGTTGACATTTGATATCACGCTGCCTTGAGCCAGAGTAATGTCGGGCGCAACGCCAAGCGCGACTGATCCTTGAATTTCGCCCTTGGCATTATATAGCGGTTTCTTATTGGCAGGCGCATTAGGATCAAAAGTACTGGTTATGGTAATAGCTGGCTTATCTGTATCGGCTTTGGTTGTAACGTCGAAATTCGCGCCGGATTTACCGGTATTAAATGCATTAATTGCATCATTATTTTTTACAGAAGCGCCGTTAAACAAAATCGACCCGCCATCCCGGACAATCAGATTATTAACAGTCAGAAACGCCGGACTGTTGTTGGTAATGGTAATCTTGGCATCGCCGGGAGCAAATAGTGTCCCGCTGCCTGTAAGATTATCAGCTTTTACTTTTATATCGCCCAATTTAGCTGTAATCGGGTTAACAGTAATAAAATCAGCGGTCGGGCCAGTCGGAGCTTTGTCCGATAACGCATTAGGATCGGAAGCTGGGAGACTAAGCAATGTTTCAAGATCGGCAATACTTAGAGCAAGTTTTGTCTGTTGGTCAGTTAATTCTGTTAGTTTGCCTTTCTCGGTGTCATATGCGGCCTGGACGGTCGCAAAGTCAATATCAGGGTTCCAGTTACTATTCTCATTTGTAATAGCGGCTTTAGCCTCTGCCAAAGCATCATAGTACTCTATCGCCTGCTCATATTTAGCAATCAGAGGATTTCCTGCCGGCAATTGCGACTTTTTGTATTCGGCGTCAGCTCTATCTGACGGTATTTGCTCCGCAGTAAAGTTACTTATATCGTTGATATATCCGGTAAGGTCATTGTTGGCCGTATCCCGAGCCTGCACCAAATCGCGGTACTTTTCAGCAGTTTCTATAATCGACGGTTGCACTGCCACGGCTGCGTCGACTGATGTCTTATAACCTTGCATCTCAGTCAGCGAAGCCTCAGCCTCTGCTTTCGGGCTTAGCGCCCCTGTGCCGGCGCTAAGCCCTGGAACAAAGACTTTTTTGCCGCCGACGGTATTCCATGAAGCTAAACCCATGGCTACCATTTTTTCCTGCAGAAAGAGGATTTCGGCATCATATGCGCCGGTAGCGGCTGGATCACCCGCATAAGCAGCTTTTAGTTTATATAATTGATTCATCCGGTCAGTCATACTTTCGGCAATAGCCTTGCTATGTTCAGTTGTATGAGTCTTGCCTTCACCGGCAATGGTCGCCGGATCTACAACCCAGCGCCAGCGCTTGATGCCGTCGCCATCGGTATATTCTTGATAACTGCCGCCAAAAGTAAGCTCATGCACCCTTCTAATCCCAGTCTCAACCTTGCCGTTAACAACGACATTGGCTGTGCCTTTGACCGAACTGGAGCCGCCTCTAATGTCTAAGTTTACTTCGCCGCCGCCGAATAGCTCGCTGATTGCGCTGCCCAACTCAGCCAAGGCTTCACGATAAAGGTCCTTGCCGACACCGGTGTACGTCGCGCTAATCTTGCCTTTGTCGGCTGTAAGATAAACATCCTGGCCGCTGCCGATAACTGAGTCTTTCTGAATGTTAAGACTGCTATTGCTAGTTACATTTGCTTGCGGATTTGGCTTTGAATTAATCGGAAAAACCGTCTTATTCCATAAGTTCACTGCGGCATTAGCCCTGATTGTACCAACATTGCCTGTTGTATCCTGGCCTGCTGCCAATACTATATCGTCGTCATCAGTTGTTAATCCGGCATTTGGCTTAATAGTCACAGTATTGTTGCCGTTATAATTACTATAAGCTGTGCCGGCCGGTGCCCCTGCCGCGCCGTATACATCAACAGCCACACGGTTATCCAAATCGGCGCTGCCTTTAGTGCCTGCTTTAATTGTTCCGTTTTTACTATAAATCTGAGCTGTATCGCCAATGGTAACTTTGGTATCGGCTTCTGCGTTAATTCGACTGTCGACTACTGCCGCGCTTATTGCTCCCCCGGTATTAATACGGGCTTTATCATGGACTGTAATATCACTGCTGGCATCTGCGGCAAATGAACCCTTGCTTGTATCGGTTCCGGCAGTTATGCTCGCTCCTGTTCCTACAGTTACGGCCGTATCGTGTTTAACATTGACCCGTTCTGCCACTGCCGCGCCGGATATCGCCCCGCCGCCCGCAGCCGAAATATTCCACGCCGCATCATCGCCGTTTCCTGCGCCTAACCAATCTTTACGGGATATATTCTCAGCCCGCAGGTTGACATCATGGTCTGTCGTTATATCAGCTTTACCGACATCAACCAGAACATCAGTATCAACAGTATGGTTTACTACTACCCCGCTGGCCCCGACAGCAGATGCATATGTACTGTCGGCCTTGCCGTTGAACAATGCTGTATGCATTGCATTAACATTCAGACCGTCTGCCGAAATTTGAGCCGCTTCATCAATATAAGCCTTGGTTGTACCTTTGGTATTAGTCGTCACCACTGCTGCCGAACCTGCCAATACACCGCCCACGCCGGTTTTCGCTTCGGCAAAGTTATCATCTTTACCTGTTGCCGTTACACTGACAATACCGCTCTTAAGCTGCTGATTGTAAGAATCTTTGCCGCCGTTGATTGTTACGTCTTTGTCGAAATAAGCTGTTACATTATTATTTGAGGAAGCGCTGGCCGCGTTAGCGCCTGCGGCGTAATAACCGGCCGCAACTGCTGTTGCCTTGCTGTCTTGCTTGGTATCGGCGTTGGCTTTAACATTCACCGCATTAGTGACTGTAAGCTTACTGTTCTGGCCGACTGAGCCAGTAACATCAGCCGCAAGGTTTGTCTTGCTGACCGTAGCATTGACTCCTACCAGAAGTCCGCCGCCTGCGGCAATGGCCACTGCCTCACCGGTATTTCTGTCAGGCTGACGCAATAACTGTGCCTCTACCGTAAGACTATCAGCAGTCAGTGTATTGTTTCGTCCAACCGCTGCCGAAATTACCGGCGTAATTTCGGTAATGGCTGTCGACGCCCCAACAGCGACACCGCCGGCATTAATACCTGTTGAGTTAGCCTTGCCCTTTGGGTTAGCGTTGGCATTAATCAAGACTTGGCCGGTAGTTGAAATTTTTGCATCTTGACCGGTATAAGCCTTAACCTCCGGGTTGACTTTGGCCGACGTAACAATTCCTTGGGCGGCGATTCCGCCAACAGCACCGCCACGAGCCGTTGCTGCAGCATTCTCAGCATTTCCTTGTCTTGATTGTTTAGCTCTTATTGTTAAAGAACCAACCGTTTTACCGCTTTCTTGTCCGATTTCTACGCCCTCGCCCACAAATGCTTCACTGCCGCCCGAGGACTCGGCAATAGCAATCGATGCGCCTAATGCGCCAATACCACCGCTGATGACAGTCGCATCAGCCGTTACTTTCGGCGTAGATTCCGCCGAAATATTTATTGCATCTGCTTGTTGAATGGCCATATTGGGACCAATAAAGGCTTTGGTATTACTGGAATCCTTCATGTTAACGACACCGGCACCGCCGGCGAAAGAACCGACTGCCGGCGCAATAACATCGCCAGTTAAGTTGGTATCAGTGTCTGCGGAAATATCAATATTACCACTGACTAAAATAGTATTATCGTTGTTAGCTGTAGCATTGCCCAGATAAGCGGTAGTGTCACCGTCTACCGTACCGTTTACTACTGCACCTGATAAAGCCAAACCGATGTAAGCTGCAGCTCCGCCTATCGCCTGCCCTTTCAAATTGTGAGCGCCGGTCGCGTTGACACTAAGATTGGCTGCTGTAAGTTTGGCTATATTATCAAGATAAGCGGCAGCCGCGCTGTCATCTTTTATGAAAACACCCGACCCGGCCAAAGCAGTGCTCATACCTGCCGATCCGGCCAGCGCTTTTACATCAAAACCTGTGCTCAAACTGCCATTTATCAAAACGTCCTGCCCGGCAGTAATTTCTGTTCCGCTGCCTACATGTGCATCGGCCCTGTTATCAGCCGCCACCACACTTACAGCACCGCCAACCGCCACTCCGGCCAGCGCTGCCGCCCCCACCTTGCTGTTGAAAGTCAGATTGTCCGCGGCGTTAACAGCAAGGTTTTTACCGACATTTATTTTGGCATTAGTGCCGGTAAAAGCAGCCGTGCCCCCTGGCACTGCTGTAGTATTTTCTACTGCTTGGGTAAGATTAATGGTTTGCTGTCTTTGGCTCAATACAGACGCCGCCTCATGAGCATTTTCATTATCATAGGATTGCATTAGCTTACTGTATTTATCGGTTCTGAGCTGACCGTCTACATAGCCTTGGACATTATCTTCATTGGGGTTTTTAGCATCGGCGCTGTCTTTCTTAGCGGTTAAACTGCTTTGCGCGTCGCTGCTAAGGTTAGTGCCTAAAGCGTATACCGAAACACTGCCGGCCACACCGACACCGCCGCCGGATAGACTGGCCACATTACTTGAAATATCTTTATCAGCAAGCGCTGTAAGGGCAAAGTTGTCTTTTGCGTTAAGTTGAGCGTTATTGCCAAGGTATGCGGCAGTGTCGCTCTGCACAATGCCGATATCAACCCCGCCGCTCACGCCTACTGCCCCACCGCCGGCCGCCCCGCTAACCGACAAGATGGAAACATCGTTAACCGCTGCTACGTTTACACTCTGTTTAGCCCCGGCAGCAGCTTGATCTAAGGTATTGATTTTTGCATTTTCAGCAATGTATGCCTGTGTCGTGGATTTATCAATATTAACAGCTGCCGAACCGGCTACGCCGGCATAAAGACCGCCGCCCCCGCTGGCGACAACATCAGTAATTTTTTCACTGCTTTGCGCCAAGACCGACATTCCACTTATTTTACTTTTCTTCCTATTGCCGCTGCCGTCATATTCTCCGGTATAAACTTCAAGCCTGTCGTCACTGGATTGGGCGCCGGCGTCCACAGTTGCACTATCGCCAATATAAGCTGCCGTATCTTTATTGATTACTGTCGCGCTGACAGAACCGCCGACTCCGGCGGTGCCTATACCAATGCCGGCTCCGCCGGCCACGCTGATTACACTAGTATCGTCCTGAGCGTTGACCGCAAGATTGTTTTTGGCTTCAACCACAGCTTGATCGCCGATATAGGCCTTGGTTTCATTTGTTATTATATTAGCGCCTACCGCTCCGGCCACTCCGACTTCACCACTGGCCCCAAGCGCAGCAGCAACCGATATGGCTTCTTCCTTCGCCGCAGCTTTAACGTCAATATCTTTTTTCGCCGCTACCTTAGCGCCGTTATCAATGTAGGCTTTAGTTGTATTATTCAGAATGGCCACGTCGGCACCGGCACCAACGCCGGCCGCACCAATACCGGCAGCGCCGGCTCCACCTATGCCAAGATTAAAGTAATCACTGCCGGCTGCAACCAATACCGACTGACTGTCAGTTCCGCCGCTCTGGTTTACTGCGGCATTTTTGCCGATAGACGCGGCAGTTGTATTATCGACTACGTTTACACTTGCTGAACCGGTCACCGCCACTTTGCCGGAAGCACTCGCCCCGACCGCTACACTTCTAATTGTATTCTGGCTGGTTGCGGAAACTGCAACCCCCTTAACGGCAGTCGCTGCGGCATCTGCTTTTCGCTCCTTGGTAATAGCACGGTCATCAATACTGCCATTGCCGTTCGTCGAAACGGTTGGTGCTTTAAAACTGTCTTGGCCGTAATCTTCATAACTGACAGTAAAAGTACCATTCTCTACATCTACGCCGGCCCCCTGACCATTTGCCTCTACTACAGCGTAATCACCGAGATAGGCGGCGGTATTTTTCGTTACAACATTTGTATCAACTGACGCGCCAATACCGGCATTACCGCCGTAGGCCGCCGAACCGGCGATAAGATTTATCGTACTGTCATCTTTAGCTATTACCGCCACATTACCGTCAGCAGTTACATTAGCATGAGTCTTATCGGTATCACCGGCTCGGCCGATATAGGCGGCTGTATCCGTTTTCATTATATGAATATTGGCCGCCCCGGCAATGCCGGCGCTGTTGCCGCCAGCTGCTCCGCCGGCATAAGAATTTATATTTTCCTGTGAATCCGCCCTCACAATGACATTATTCTTGGCCTTGACATCAGCGCCGGTATCAATATAAGCCTCTGTATCGGTTGTAATTACTTCGGTGCTGACACCTGCGCCAACGCCGGCTGTTTTGCCGATAGCCAAAGCCCCGGCCAAACCGGTAACATTGGTGGTATTGGCTGCAGCCACCCTGATACTTTGCGCCGCACCCGCCCCTGTATTGTTGCCGTTAATAACTGAGTTTTTGCCGATATACGCCTTATTTTGGTGATCCAGAACATTAACTACGGCTGAACCGGCAATACCGGCATTGCCGCCGCCCGCGCCGCCGGCGGCAATTGTCTCTACTTCTTGCTCGGATTTTGCCGATACTGCCAGCCCGGCAGTTGTTATCCCGTCAACTGCAATGCCGGCATTTTGCCCCAGCGCCGTAATTTGAGTATTGTCGCCGATAGCGGCACTGACAACATTATTAGTTACCAATACCGATGTTGAAGCTCCAATCCCAACGCCGCTGCCGCCGGCAGCCACTGCCCCGGCACCGGCTATCGAAGTCACGGCAGCGGTGTCGCTAGCAGCAACGGCTACGCTGCCTTTGGTATCAACTGCTGCACTTTC of Veillonellaceae bacterium contains these proteins:
- a CDS encoding leukotoxin LktA family filamentous adhesin, which gives rise to MAGIQRSWRRAWGRDKPVWQKTAPINIRRRGPKKASGKVVADISAKRKSLAKQVAASVAVLQLLSNIGLGSAYASNITIDNRTATQVDINGNITNIHTNTFSSNGKNAFNSFKDFSVSQGDIVNLHFSNLANTMTADNLLNYVTGGNASNIDGMLNGIKNGQIGGNVYLLNPSGIMVGSTGVVNVGNLTFSTSSIGKQIDTEKSIASILEGSASGDITIQGKINTVTGATLLGNTVKNSGVIQTGAAFTHDSSVVDFSDIVNANDLQYGTKLAVENGNIVITADDNFENSGTISAHSTSGSDAVRITAPSVKLGGNILTGGASLEVKATDSIKVDNALLSTRQVAEDSTLENIKNGTATGVGKAGNVSLAVNHTTYKDKADININKSVIDAAGTGAADTGGDVSIIASSQDKLFAWAMTGPDATVTVKEAAIKGNNISLQAIAKNDAADSPTFDELEDVNDAKNNDSLDDLKNSGSSIGDTLVSTLGNLRVGASVSNVHAKAEVTLDDKAKLVADKDVQVSTAATSAVESMLFSVFGGAGVAISDAQALTTVKSGAEIIAGNNVDVSAATKNKITMSTKAIPVVAGLTPLNMLVTYADMKSNASAVTEAGSSVDAGGALNVTAGSVKDMTVSASASAAGGYFSAGVAINKSDVNATAEIAGNVDAGKVAVDAKVDTLNNNTWSEASVGDGEPGSGLDLAVDWISNSFGVWVKDKLGLGKPPKKVPPSVGITGAIAVTLSEDDATAKITSKGTNAVKSQGDISVTSEVTDIIRTAAIAQQKQREENNVLNHPTDANKKAAGVSAAVIYGQYNNTADAYIGDNAIVDTKQKLTIDSNVKIPFENNWKDFDKLTTNLSNAFLSSNLGLDKAMFTSWAQASSNGDKGTGSASVDIMNFNNKSNAYIGKGAMINQDDTFNSDHGKNDVSVTAKTDIATLDLSGMLKTPLDDLIQAARDKTDPMLSAFGNTSGGTGVGGSVLVTLEDNTTKAYIDEGAKVKANDLTVDADTTVKNISLGAAGGKAADIGFNGTATANIINNTTYAQVIDADDITAAGDITIDAADNIYNIDAAGGVTESSSVGVGVSIAYNDISRDTKASVSGNLTAGDSLNVTAENTGGIATVSLAGSVTADKPPEPKPNEEDKDPIEFIRYLFAEEDASDASNPLAKIESELPDLASKDTGGDKPQSGISTAGNVSINITDEKAVAFVGGETAGKVKAKTSNIEAKNDSGIYALSGAVAIAANADPNSKGLAGAFMLNKVNETTEAYVKNASLEVTGTASGEGLALKATNDADIVSIAASGGVAPSGKAIAGQVSLNMMDNTTAAYVDNAVITTANDMTAVAKDSADIIAVGGAVAYGGAAGFGASIAANLMDNTTEAYINNSKVVGTSNDSDISVTAEEESVITAVTAAVGASRGSMAGAFSASGNALKNTTKAYISGGKAESAAVDTKGSVAVAASDTAAVTSIAGAGAVAAGGSGVGIGASTSVLVTNNVVSAAIGDNTQITALGQNAGIAVDGITTAGLAVSAKSEQEVETIAAGGAGGGNAGIAGSAVVNVLDHQNKAYIGKNSVINGNNTGAGAAQSIRVAAANTTNVTGLAGALAIGKTAGVGAGVSTEVITTDTEAYIDTGADVKAKNNVIVRADSQENINSYAGGAAGGNSAGIAGAANIHIMKTDTAAYIGRAGDTDKTHANVTADGNVAVIAKDDSTINLIAGSAAYGGNAGIGASVDTNVVTKNTAAYLGDYAVVEANGQGAGVDVENGTFTVSYEDYGQDSFKAPTVSTNGNGSIDDRAITKERKADAAATAVKGVAVSATSQNTIRSVAVGASASGKVAVTGSASVNVVDNTTAASIGKNAAVNQSGGTDSQSVLVAAGSDYFNLGIGGAGAAGIGAAGVGAGADVAILNNTTKAYIDNGAKVAAKKDIDVKAAAKEEAISVAAALGASGEVGVAGAVGANIITNETKAYIGDQAVVEAKNNLAVNAQDDTSVISVAGGAGIGIGTAGVGGSVSATVINKDTAAYIGDSATVDAGAQSSDDRLEVYTGEYDGSGNRKKSKISGMSVLAQSSEKITDVVASGGGGLYAGVAGSAAVNIDKSTTQAYIAENAKINTLDQAAAGAKQSVNVAAVNDVSILSVSGAAGGGAVGVSGGVDIGIVQSDTAAYLGNNAQLNAKDNFALTALADKDISSNVASLSGGGVGVAGSVSVYALGTNLSSDAQSSLTAKKDSADAKNPNEDNVQGYVDGQLRTDKYSKLMQSYDNENAHEAASVLSQRQQTINLTQAVENTTAVPGGTAAFTGTNAKINVGKNLAVNAADNLTFNSKVGAAALAGVAVGGAVSVVAADNRADAHVGSGTEITAGQDVLINGSLSTGFDVKALAGSAGMSTALAGSGVFIKDDSAAAAYLDNIAKLTAANLSVNATGAHNLKGQAIGGAAAYIGLALSGAVVNGTVDGDTTAYLGNATANNDNTILVSGNIDISADTDTNLTGDVIAPAVGSFAGGAGVVNMKDSSNTKAFIGPNMAIQQADAINISAESTPKVTADATVISGGIGALGASIAIAESSGGSEAFVGEGVEIGQESGKTVGSLTIRAKQSRQGNAENAAATARGGAVGGIAAQGIVTSAKVNPEVKAYTGQDAKISTTGQVLINANANPKGKANSTGINAGGVAVGASTAITEITPVISAAVGRNNTLTADSLTVEAQLLRQPDRNTGEAVAIAAGGGLLVGVNATVSKTNLAADVTGSVGQNSKLTVTNAVNVKANADTKQDSKATAVAAGYYAAGANAASASSNNNVTAYFDKDVTINGGKDSYNQQLKSGIVSVTATGKDDNFAEAKTGVGGVLAGSAAVVTTNTKGTTKAYIDEAAQISADGLNVNAMHTALFNGKADSTYASAVGASGVVVNHTVDTDVLVDVGKADITTDHDVNLRAENISRKDWLGAGNGDDAAWNISAAGGGAISGAAVAERVNVKHDTAVTVGTGASITAGTDTSKGSFAADASSDITVHDKARINTGGAISAAVVDSRINAEADTKVTIGDTAQIYSKNGTIKAGTKGSADLDNRVAVDVYGAAGAPAGTAYSNYNGNNTVTIKPNAGLTTDDDDIVLAAGQDTTGNVGTIRANAAVNLWNKTVFPINSKPNPQANVTSNSSLNIQKDSVIGSGQDVYLTADKGKISATYTGVGKDLYREALAELGSAISELFGGGEVNLDIRGGSSSVKGTANVVVNGKVETGIRRVHELTFGGSYQEYTDGDGIKRWRWVVDPATIAGEGKTHTTEHSKAIAESMTDRMNQLYKLKAAYAGDPAATGAYDAEILFLQEKMVAMGLASWNTVGGKKVFVPGLSAGTGALSPKAEAEASLTEMQGYKTSVDAAVAVQPSIIETAEKYRDLVQARDTANNDLTGYINDISNFTAEQIPSDRADAEYKKSQLPAGNPLIAKYEQAIEYYDALAEAKAAITNENSNWNPDIDFATVQAAYDTEKGKLTELTDQQTKLALSIADLETLLSLPASDPNALSDKAPTGPTADFITVNPITAKLGDIKVKADNLTGSGTLFAPGDAKITITNNSPAFLTVNNLIVRDGGSILFNGASVKNNDAINAFNTGKSGANFDVTTKADTDKPAITITSTFDPNAPANKKPLYNAKGEIQGSVALGVAPDITLAQGSVISNVNGPVTIHSAYGSIYANGSINAGTVDIKANNGDFVQSYVDGFNHIGGDPEKLYNDKDKHNGLRPGGITANGNIFISARYLNINGLIKSGIADWDLQLDSDVKVLVNDQAKTLTEAREDYRNNGGTGFYKLAPDPVSGYPGNIAEAGYVSYDAGNDRFEISGVEVHGGYVQLYGQIINTAWDGANTGKVQALDGYGKITITNNSGKDIMLNNLNTGEGTAGIIDITDIQDSAGTAIHTRYTSTRGEVKVERNGEAVEPNIISTENDRSTLNYNPKSGLYYNWTTGQDYSVTQNYHFESKDVFGYTYKSGETPKGKPTSSNPGVPTPLANGIYLSNGRPFTASGNPYYATNKKTIDTGKGEYHLIKERTTRDWYTVGITGTYHQDYSITTPKKDIRTYSVKADNPIGIEFFGYDSGEVNVGGTNTGNIRLKGAISNKEGVTSIAATQDIIQSDSSALITTELLDLRADGNIGSSAQNVRAIIGDTLNAVSAAGDVNVTQVLGNLNLGTVTADTGTLRLVADGSIANAASSDVRGQRVELTSNNGSIGDASTPLIIRTGTTDKYLDADYGLKASALNDINISNQAWDGKNLAGDLLIDTVESRTGNVTLTTPGRMIDNNTEEQIDTRTWKKLTDYWDSLQLRAGEASNAQKQAQTISSYVNGKNADYQTYWQLKDHIVNGQYICTDAEQAALSAQNVNPDDFAASQTAKYRQLDAQGVGNWNDGKYDADFAYSITKAERDSLLKGASWTDRELAISLAPGALKQLTDTNPIIKAPNVKGKDVTLAAGKGIGSNIALPAIDAKLTPDKLTQEQKVALAAAERADLVLDNVNNVITVTQRKPINIETTGVLNAVAGDYAYLGSEKDVRLDQISAGTDVRLKVGGSILNGAAGNANIIGQNVILEAADGTIGTETAFLQLNQDGTLTARAAKDIFLRKDGDIKLDTLYSLENISLDTDGSIQSDYDNDKVSIMSKSLKLKAKQVGSSAKALGISLADEGALDAEAENDIHINNSSTKLNISQAKTTAGNIDISAGQDMSANNIQTTAGSIKLNSAANLDAQNIKAPGAINLISGKDMVASTVESAIKGVELTAGRNLTVDAVKAAAGNIAVKAGANILNGAGDMADINLTAHNISLTAETGGIGQTDKHVTVAAAGTVTAEAQNDINITGSGNLVADKMSNRSGSINLAVINGSSLQIAETSVADGMNIRSDNVVLDHVVHTGNSMLEMDISGSSKPMAEDVTVNVLSAQGVQFNNLIADKADINAQTDKLAASNTRTGTRTEFTNNYYTVVADNNPPQSLLGSDVLLRPLDNPYDLLMDGKAISTDAKVINSASGISLNGSKTSDTAVTIAEKTIKAAGQTGVPEFGAASLSPGGTLAQGNINPTDMVDITQISNSLNADGNQEDQDETSS